In Numida meleagris isolate 19003 breed g44 Domestic line chromosome 3, NumMel1.0, whole genome shotgun sequence, the following are encoded in one genomic region:
- the TRAM2 gene encoding translocating chain-associated membrane protein 2, with protein MAFRRRAKSHPLFSQEFLIHNHADIGFCLVLIVLIALMFEATAKTAFLFILPQYNVSVPTADGELVQYHYGLKDLITILFYIFIAIILHAVVQEYALDKINRRLHLSKVKHSKFNESGQLVAFHLSSSIWCLYVVVTEGYISNPQSLWENYPHVYLPFQVKFFYLCQLAYWLHALPELYFQKVRKEDIPRQLQCIALYLVHIAGAYLLNLTRLGLILLLLQYLAEFFFHMAQLVYFTDENNEKLFNVWAVVFVVTKLFTLTLYILVIGFGLPRVENQALEPEKGNLFSFLFNHILFRMSVLLLVCLFQASMMWRFIHFQLRRWREYWHEQSSRKRAAACAKQQAKPLKRDSGYHENGVVKAENGTSPRTKKLKSP; from the exons ATGGCTTTCCGGCGGCGGGCCAAGAGCCACCCGCTCTTCAGCCAGGAGTTCCTCATCCACAACCACGCCGACATCGGCTTCTGCCTGGTCCTCATCGTGCTCATCGCGCTCATGTTCGAG GCTACAGCCAAGACTGCCTTCCTCTTCATCTTACCTCAGTATAACGTCAGTGTGCCTACAGCAG ATGGGGAGCTGGTCCAGTATCACTACGGTCTGAAGGACCTGATCACCATCCTCTTCTACATCTTCATTGCCATCATCCTGCACGCGGTGGTGCAGGAGTACGCCCTGGAC AAAATCAACAGGCGTCTCCATCTCTCCAAAGTCAAACACAGCAAGTTCAATGAATCAGGGCAACTGGTCGCCTTCCACCTCAGCTCCTCGATTTGGTGCTTGTATGTTGTGGTGACG gaaGGATACATATCAAACCCCCAGAGTTTGTGGGAAAACTACCCGCATGTTTATCTTCC CTTCCAGGTGAAGTTCTTCTACCTGTGCCAGCTGGCCTACTGGCTGCACGCGTTGCCAGAGCTCTACTTCCAAAAAGTTCGCAAG GAGGACATCCCACGCCAGCTGCAGTGCATCGCGCTCTACCTGGTGCACATTGCCGGTGCATACCTCCTCAA TTTAACCCGCTTGGGGCTGATCCTCTTGCTGTTGCAGTATTTAGCCGAATTCTTCTTCCACATGGCCCAACTGGTCTACTTCACGGATGAGAACAACGAGAAGCT GTTTAATGTCTGGGCTGTTGTCTTTGTGGTCACCAAGCTCTTCACCCTAACCCTCTACATCTTGGTCATCGGCTTTGGGCTTCCGCGTGTGGAGAACCAGGCCCTGGAGCCAGAGAAAGGGAATctcttcagctttctcttcaACCATATCCTCTTCAG AATGAGTGTGCTGCTGTTGGTGTGCCTCTTCCAGGCCTCGATGATGTGGCGCTTCATCCACTTCCAGCTGCGGCGCTGGCGGGAGTACTGGCACGAGCAGAGCAGCCGGAAGCGGGCCGCGGCCTGCGCCAAGCAGCAGGCCAAGCCGCTCAAGAGAGACTCGG GTTACCATGAAAATGGAGTGGTGAAAGCGGAGAACGGCACCTCGCCGCGAACCAAGAAGCTGAAATCGCCCTAG
- the EFHC1 gene encoding EF-hand domain-containing protein 1, which yields MSSEPRPGLPFLPGYAFRDPMKTSFHRSQTLGYKNGFAFSRLPTVGSGGERLYVNQPSQAELDELSYTGPTLTYGQAKKAPPSGFIPAHVAFDKKILKFDAYFQEDVPLSAEEHYRIRQVGIYYYLEDDSISVIEPVVKNSGIRQGKLIRRHRVPKNDQGDHYHWKDLNRGINITMYGRTYRIVDCDPFTQVFLESQGIELNPPEKMVFDPYIELRQMPMRMYITPSDFDQLKQFLTYDKQVLRFYATWDDTNSMFGENRPYIIHYYLADDTVEVREVHKPNDGRDPFPVLIKRQRLPKTFVDKKKTFPSCVLEISDQEVLEWYTAKDFAVGKPTTLLGRTFFIYDCDEFTRNFYRDKFGITDFQPVEIKKKPPEEVPQVIPPYNGYGFLEDSLQNCYSLFPKPPRKDIIKMLENDHKVLRYQVALESPNPVDAKRRFILSYFLSNDMISIYEPPVRNSGIIGGKFLGKTRVAKPGSTTENAVYYGPSDLTIGSTIEVFGHRFVITDADEYVLNYMESNAESFPATTLQSMRDHFRARQVVEETAKSDVPAPGTSKQELDELIARVQEELKLHNYLNYSSIREALLRCDKDDSGFLNKAKFLSVCDSLKVPTSAVLVNKLIDLCSCGDDKINYRDFLRAFPL from the exons ATGAGCTCGGAGCCGAGGCCGGGCCTGCCCTTCCTCCCGGGCTACGCCTTCAGGGACCCCATG AAAACATCCTTTCATCGCTCACAGACACTGGGCTACAAAAATGGGTTTGCCTTTTCTCGGCTGCCAACAGTGGGGAGCGGCGGGGAGCGACTGTATGTGAATCAGCCTTCTCAAGCTGAATTAGATGAATTATCCTACACAGGACCGACGCTGACCTATGGGCAAGCCAAGAAGGCTCCTCCTTCAGGCTTCATTCCAGCACACGTGGCTTTTGACAAAAAG ATTTTGAAGTTTGATGCCTATTTCCAGGAAGATGTTCCTCTCTCTGCAGAAGAGCATTACCGTATTCGCCAAGTGGGTATCTATTACTACTTGGAAGACGACAGCATATCTGTCATAGAGCCTGTTGTGAAGAACTCCGGTATTCGTCAAGGCAAACTTATCAGACGTCATCGTGTGCCCAAGAATGACCAGGGGGATCATTACCACTGGAAGGATCTGAATCGGGGCATCAACATCACCATGTACGGCAGGACGTACCGCATCGTTGACTGTGACCCATTCACACAG GTATTCCTGGAGAGCCAAGGAATTGAACTGAACCCTCCAGAGAAAATGGTTTTTGATCCTTACATAGAACTGCGTCAGATGCCCATGCGCATGTACATCACGCCATCAGACTTTGACCAGCTCAAACAGTTTCTGACTTATGACAAGCAG GTCCTTCGCTTCTACGCCACGTGGGATGACACGAACAGCATGTTTGGTGAGAATCGGCCTTACATCATCCATTACTACTTGGCAGATGACACAGTGGAGGTTCGGGAAGTCCACAAGCCCAACGATGGCAGAGACCCATTCCCAGTACTGATAAAACGCCAACGCTTGCCGAAAACCTTTGTGGACAAGAAAA AGACCTTCCCAAGCTGTGTGCTGGAAATCTCTGATCAGGAGGTACTTGAGTGGTACACAGCTAAAGATTTTGCTGTTGGCAAACCTACCACCCTCCTTGGACGCACGTTCTTCATCTACGATTGCGATGAGTTCACACGTAACTTCTATCGTGACAAATTTGGTATTACAGACTTCCAGCCAGTGGAGATAAAGAAGAAACCACCTGAGGAAGTACCACAG GTAATTCCTCCATATAATGGTTATGGCTTCCTTGAAGACTCCCTTCAGAACTGCTATTCTCTATTTCCAAAGCCTCCCCGGAAAGATATAATTAAAATGCTTGAGAATGACCACAAAGTGCTGCGATACCAGGTGGCCCTG GAATCGCCAAACCCTGTGGACGCAAAGCGTCGCTTCATCCTCTCTTATTTCCTCTCCAATGATATGATCAGCATCTACGAACCCCCGGTCCGTAACTCTGGCATCATTGGAGGCAAATTCTTAGGAAAGACCAGAGTTGCCAAACCAGGCTCTACTACAGAGAATGCTGTGTACTATGGGCCCTCTGACCTCACCATTGGTTCTACCATTGAAG TGTTTGGCCACAGGTTTGTTATCACTGATGCTGATGAATATGTGCTCAATTATATGGAAAGCAATGCAGAGAGTTTTCCTGCAACCACACTACAGTCCATGAGGGATCATTTTCGTGCACggcaggtggtggaggagaCTGCCAAAAG CGACGTCCCCGCTCCAGGGACCAGCAAGCAGGAACTGGATGAACTAATTGCACGGGTTCAGGAAGAGCTGAAGCTCCATAACTACTTGAACTACAGCAGCATTCGGGAGGCATTACTTCGCTGTGACAAGGATGACTCTGGTTTCctcaacaaagcaaaatttttatCTGTTTGTGACAGCCTGAAGGTGCCGACCAGTGCCGTCCTTGTTAACAAG CTGATTGACCTGTGCTCCTGTGGAGATGACAAGATAAACTACCGTGACTTCCTTAGAGCCTTCCCCTTGTGA